The genome window TAATTTTGGTTTGCGGTTACTAGGCTTAAATCATGTATTAGAAGAAAGCCTACAGTTACCCATTAAAGGTTTTGGTGAGCATCTGCAATTGCGCCTGCAGTCTGCAGACACGCGAATTTATTCATTGGCCAGTCGGCTGCTGGTGTTACTGGTGGGGGGGTGCTTAGCAGGATTAGTTATCAGTGCGCTTGTGGCCGCATTGCTATCATCCTCTTTGGATAAACAACTGCAAAAGCTAGTGATGTATATCAGACACTTAATGACAGGAGCTGCTACTGATAGGTGGAGTCCAGGTCGCATTGATGAATTTAACCGAATGGGGGGGCAGGTTGATGAGATAGCAGCCGAATTATCGACCCGACGAATGGAGCTAAAGGCTGCTAATCAAAAATTGGAAAAAGCATTAGGGGATAAGCGCGTAATTTTGCACCAGCTTATTAATAATCAAGAACAAGAGCGTAACCACTTAGCGCAAGAGTTACATGATGAGCTCGGCCAATTACTTACTGCTGTTCGAGTCGAAACGACCTTGCTAGAGCATCAAATATCGATGAGCAGCCCAGCACTCAAAAATACTAAAAACATTAAAGACCTAGTGGCTGCTATGTATGCAACTGTTTACGATCGTATCATGGCGCTGCGGCCAACCGAACTTGATCACATGGGGTTGTGCCAATCGATTCAGCAAATTCCCACGTTGAAAAGCTTAGAGCAATCAGGCGTTACTGTATCTCTCGATCTAGAAGATGTGATAACCCCTTCGGGGGCGGATATTCATCTCTATCGTATTGTCCAAGAGGCGTTAACGAATGTGCTTAAGCATGCTTTAGCGACTGAGCTTTCCATCTCATTGTTACAAACACAAGATGAGGTGGTTTTATGCATCAAAGATAATGGGCAAGGCTTTGTCCCTGACTTAGATGTGGATCCAACTGGCCATCGGGGCTTTGGCTTACTAGGAATTGAAGAACGTTGTGATTTTATAGGCGCTATCTTAACCATTGAATCGGATAATGGCGTAACAATGACGGTTAATCTACCTTGTTAATCAAGGGGCTAGCGGTTAAATCGTTAACCCGATCCTAAGCTTTCATTCATGTTATTTTTAGTAGTGTTTAGCTTTTTCTAATGAGGAAGCAAGGATGCGGCTATTTCAATGGATTGTTATTGGTGTCTGTTTTTATGCCAGTTCGGTTTATGCACTGCGACTACCGGATGGTCAACTATTGGCTTCAGGGGATGACCTTTCTAAACTTTACGAGTCCTTGGGTAAGCCAAAAACGAAGTATAAAACGAAGGCTCGCTGTGGTTCTGGGAGAACCTGTTCAGTCACGCGCATGATTTACCGGTTTGATGGTCGGAAATGGCTAATTGACGTAAAGAACGGTTTAATCGTAAATATCAACTGGACGTATCGATAGCGTGTTTCTAGTTTGCGCAGCGCATGGTTGAGTAAAAAGTCGCTGTAAACATAGGCGCTAGCTCCCCAAAACAAAGTATTTGATTTTAATACTAAATAAAATAATAAAAACAGTTGACGCTACTGAGTAAGCAGAATAATATACGCCCCGCATTTGAGGCAATGCTTCGAAATGTGAGATGCGTCCCATTCGTCTAGTGGTCTAGGACACCGCCCTTTCACGGCGGTAACAGGGGTTCGAACCCCCTATGGGACGCCATTAATTATCAAGCCACTGTGCTGATAATTATGAGCGGGAATAGCTCAGTTGGTAGAGCACGACCTTGCCAAGGTCGGGGTCGCGAGTTCGAATCTCGTTTCCCGCTCCAATATTTACTGCCTTAGGGCAGTTAGTTAAAGTTACCAAGCTTTAATTAAATTAGTCCCATTCGTCTAGTGGTCTAGGACACCGCCCTTTCACGGCGGTAACAGGGGTTCGAACCCCCTATGGGACGCCACTTATTTAGCTAACTTTCTGTTGGTTAATCTTTGCGGGAATAGCTCAGTTGGTAGAGCACGACCTTGCCAAGGTCGGGGTCGCGAGTTCGAATCTCGTTTCCCGCTCCACGTGTTCATTTAATTCTCTCCTATACTAATCTTATTCAGTAATTGCCTTGTTGGTCGATATCTAGAGCTCTGTTGTAGCTTTTTACTTAGGAATAAGCATGTTAGTACGGCTGTTGTTTGTCTTTTTAAGTTGTTTTTCCGTCATGGTTAATGCGGCTACAGTCATTGAGGCTGATTGGCGCCTTGATGAGTTTGATTGGACGGGGCAGGCAAATGAGGTTGTTGATTCTAGTGGTTCTGACAATCACGGGCAGTCAAACGGTATTTTATACAGCACCGCTATAGGAGTATTGTGCGGGGCGGTGGACTTAACCGCAAATAGCAGCAGTGATTATATTTCCTTGAACCGAAACGCTCTTAACGGAGCCACCGACTTTTCTATTGCTTATTGGGGGAAGCTGCCAAGTTCTGTGACCTCGACTCAAACGCAGACTGTTTTATCAGGTGCGGCGGGTGGCTCAGATGAAGAGGTCATTATAAGGTTTGTGCAGGTTAGCGATGTTTGGCGTTACCAATTTATAGTCAATGGTTACACTATTCAGCTTAATAATTACTTTCCTAATGATGATGCTTGGCATCACTATATATGGACACGTAATGCGAGCCAGCAGAGCGGTGGAACGGATCAATATTGTTTATATATCGACGGTGCCTTAATCGGTTGTGCTAGCTTAGGTCAAACGGGGCAGGTATCAATTGATAACGGTGGTTTGATCTTAGGCCAGCGACAAACATCTGTGGGCGCAGGCCTGTCTTCTAATAGTGATTGGGAAGGCTATATTGATGAGTTACTCATCTTTCGCAGCGTTGTTAGCTCTGCAGAAGCAGATGGCATCTATCAGAATTATCAGTCAGGGCTTAATTGGGAGGGCAGTGTGCGAACCTGTCCTGTTCCTGATCTTCCTTTGGCGCAAGGCGACTGGCATTTAGATAAAGAGCGATGGCTGGGTGTTGATTCCGAAGTTACTGACTACAGCGGTAATGGCTTTGATGGTAAATCGAATATTGCTATGGACTCCCTTGAAGAGGGTGTTGTCTGTCGTGCAGCTGATTTTACTGCAGCGCCTGTAACTGACTATATTAGTTTGGATGCTCAGGCATTTGATGGGTTGAATGATTTTACGTATTCCGTTTGGGGAAAATCTCAACACCTTGGTAATCAGGCGCTGATTTCTGTTTATGGAAATGGTAACCAAAATGAGTTCTTGCTTTTTTTTGATAGCGATAACTTCACCCGCGTTTATTTTCATGAGAACCAATATAACTTTAGCGGCCCTTTAAACTTTGCTGATAATCAGTGGCATCACTTTGCTCTGGTGAGAAGCGGCGGTGAAATGTGCCTCTACTTTGATGGGGAGCGCTTCGATTGCGTCAGTGTGGCCAATGCGCCTCTTGCGGCATCTACCGGCGGTGTTGTTATTGGGCAAGAGCAGGACTCTTTGCAAGGAGGCTTTAGCTCGACTCAGGATTGGGAAGGGTATATTGATGAGCCGCTTCTCTTTTCATCGGCGTTGACGGGAAGACAAGTGGCGCAGATTTTTGCTAATCAGCAAGGTGGACTCAATTATGACGGTTCAAGTCGTCGTTGTGATTTGCCACCTACCGTATTGAACTACCGGTTTGATAGTTGTAATTGGTCAAATAGTCAGGATGTTATTGATAGTGGTCCAAATTCCTTAGATGCATTTGCTGTTAATGGGGTGCTGTCAACCATAGACGGAAAAATTTGTGGTCTAGCTCAGTTTGATAGCGAGGATGATTATGTCACTTTACCGGATAATAGCTTGGTTGATATTTCCGATGAGTTAACAGTGACAACCTGGGTGCGCATAAAATCAGTACCTAGTAGTTTGAAGACGATTCTATCTAAAGATAATAATTACGAATTCCATGTTAATTCCAACCTGCAAGTATTTTGGTGGTGGTACAACCAAGCCGGCCAGAATGGGACTGTGACGTCCACGATCCAGCTGTCACTCAACCAATGGCATCAGGTGTCAATTGTACATGCTGATGGGCTTCAACGAATTTTTATTGATGGCCAAGAGGCAGGCAGGGCTACTTTTGCTGGGCCATTAGTGAATAACAATAATGACCTTCAAATTGGGCAAGATCAGGGGTTGAGTGATCGTTTTTTTGATGGGGATATCGATGAGGTGAAAATCTTTGATGTCGCTCTGACCGAGTTTGAATTGCGTGACATCTATAATAATGAAAATGCCGGCAGAAACTATGATGGTGGCTTAAGGGCGTGTAACTGTGTCGAGCCTAATCAAGTTGACCATTACAGGGTTAGCCATGCAGAAAATTTAGTCAGCTGTATGGCAACTGATATCCGTATTCAAGCGCATGATAGCTCCCACTCTCTCGTAAGTGCTGGTGGACGAACAATTACTGTCTCAACCTCGACAGGGAAAGGAGAGTGGCTGGGCGTTACTAGTGGTAGTGGTGTGTTAGGCAGTTCGAGTGCAGGGGAGGTAACGTATACATTTCCTGATAATGGGGAATCGGAGGTAGTGTTGAGTTTTGCTTACCCGGACTTATCATCAGATACCGAAATCGTTAACTTTAATGTTACCGATGGTGAATCTACTGATTTAAGGGATGAAAGTGATCCTGAAGACCTGAACCTGACCGTTTCTGAATCTGGGTTTGTTTTTGATATTCCTGATACGGCTTCCTGCTTGTCGAGTGCTACCGTAAGGCTGCGCGCTGTTAAAAAGTCTGATTCAAGCGCTAGTTGTGCGGCAGCGATCTCAGGTACACAGCAAGTCAGCTTTAGCAGCCAGTATAGTATGCCGTCCTCAGGTAGCGCTCCTGTCATGATTAGTGCCTTAGGGGTTGAATACTCTGTGTCTGAAGGCGTGAATACTCCCGTGACTTTAAGCTTTGACGCTAACGGAGAAGCGGAGTTTTCAGCAGCTTATGCTGATGCTGGCCAGCTTTCATTAGCTGTATCATTCCAAACAAGTGTTAATACGCTGATAGGTGGAGATCAATGGGTTACCTATCCGGCGCAGCTGCAGGTTGCCGCTAGCGACACTGACGGAGGGGCTTTGCATAATGCAGATCTAAGTTCAGGAGCTGTGTGGCAAGCGGCGCGCCCTTTCAATCTCTCCATTATTGCTCAGTGTGCAGATGGTACGCCTACGCCAAATTATCAGCCCAGTTCGGCCATGCTGTCGGCTCAATTAGAATCGCCTCTTATGGCTGAGGGGGCTGTTAGCGGTGTACTCGCATTAGCGTCAGGTTCTATCGATGTGGAAGATGTATCTTCCGATCTAGATGTCTCCTCTGCTTTTTCCAACGGAGCCGCTGCTTTTAGCACAACTTATGATGAGGTAGGAGTTTTATCCGTAGCAGCGAGGGATGACGATTATTTTGGTCATCAAATTCCGACACAGAGTGTATACGTAGGTCGCTTTGTTCCCGCTTTTTTAGCTGTTTCGGCTAATACACCTGAAATGAGTGCTTACTGTCCATCTGGTGGCTTTAATTACCTAGATGATTGGCTGTCTTTTCAAGTAGCGCCAGAATTTACTGTGCAGCCTCGCAGTTACACGGGAGCTATAACTTATAATTATGGTGCTGATTTATGGCGTTTAAGCGATAGCGTATCTGAGCGAACTTTTGAAGACCAAAGTACAGCAGTCAATGCTTCACTTGAGTCAGTCTTAGGGAGCGGTGGCGATTGGCAGGAAACCCAAGCTGATTTTTCAGGTGAGGCCGTTTTAGCCTTGTTGGGCGATCAAGTGCGGTATGTAAAAGGTGCTACTGAGGCGCCTTTTGCGGGAAGCTTTGACATCGTTTTGTCGGCAGCTGATTTAACCGATGCGGATTTGGTTTGTTATAAACAGGATAGTGACGGCGATAATGACTGGTTGGAAGAGTCTTGCCAAGGCTTTAGGTTAGGAGCAGTTAATGCGTTATCAATGCGCTATGGCCGTTTGTGGTTGGAGAATGCTTACGGTCCTGAGACGGAGTCCTTGGCTGTGCCTTGGGTAGTGCAGTATTTTGATGGTCAGCAATTTGTTGTCAATGAGCTGGATAGTTGCTCTGCTTGGTTTGAGTCTGAAGTTGTCTTGAGCGATGTTGAAGGCACGTTGATTGCTGATGATAAAACCTCTTTCACCTATGGATATGCTGGTAGTGACTTTAGGGTGGAAGCGGGAGATGCGGACATCAAAATGTCGGCACCTGGTGAATCTTTTTCCGGAACAATAAACATGCAAATTGATATGACCCGTTTTCCGTTCCTCTTATGGGATCGTGATGGTGATGGCGTGTTGGACGCGCCAGAAGCAGACATTACGTTCGGCCAATATCGCAGTCATGATCGAGTTATTTTTCAACGACAAAATTAACATAAGTGGTTGACATGAATGGGTGATATATCTATTATTTGCGCCTCCTCAACGAGGCATATGCGTCCCATTCGTCTAGTGGTCTAGGACACCGCCCTTTCACGGCGGTAACAGGGGTTCGAACCCCCTATGGGACGCCATTAATTATCAAGCCACTGTGCAGATAATTATGAGCGGGAATAGCTCAGTTGGTAGAGCACGACCTTGCCAAGGTCGGGGTCGCGAGTTCGAATCTCGTTTCCCGCTCCAATATTTACTGCCTTAGGGCAGCTAGTTAAAGTTACCAAGCTTTAACTACATTAGTCCCATTCGTCTAGTGGTCTAGGACACCGCCCTTTCACGGCGGTAACAGGGGTTCGAACCCCCTATGGGACGCCATCTTTTCTTGTTTCTGGATTTAGTTCCCTATTGCTATATAATATTGTTTCCTTATGGAAATTTCGGCTAGGTACTAAATCTCTGTGTCACGTATTCTTACTTTTCCTCTCGTACTGAGCTTGCTATTAAGTGCTCTAGCTGTTCGCGCTGATACGATTATTGTTCACCCTGATGTACCCATTGATCATTTGTCTGCAAATGAACTACGTTCCATATTCTCGATGCGAAGTTTGCGATGGGTAAATGGTGTTCCTATCCGAGTATTTGTTTTATCAGATCAATCTCCCGTCCATAAAAGTTTTGTTAAACAAAAGTTAGAAATGTTTCCGTATCAATTGAGGATGACATGGGATCGGGCTGTATTCAGCGGAACTGGGTATCCTCCAAGAAAAGTATCAAATATCGAAGATATGGTCTCTCGAGTTAGAAGTACGAAAGGCGGTATTGGTTACGTTAATGATGAATCAATTCCGTTACTGGAAGGGGTAAAAATTGTTGAAATTAATTAATACAATTTTAAGCTTTTCGCTTCTATATTCAGCCCTAGTCAATGCTGAAGAAGAGAACTTAACATGGGGTGGCTTTATATCCCAGGGTTTGGTTTACACCGATAACTATAACTTTATTGAGGGCAGTAAAAACGGCCTTTCAACGGACTTTCGTGAAGCTGCTGTTTATGGGCTGTGGCGGCCTACAAACCAATTGCGCTTGGGAGGCCAGGTCATCGCTCGTAAGCTCGGTAATATGACAGATGACACCCCTCAAATTGACTACTTGAGTGCAGACTATAGTTTGTTAAGTACACCGGCTTCTAGCTTTGGAATTCGGCTTGGTAAACTGAAATTAGCCAACGGTTTTTATAATAATACGCGTGAGGTTCCTTTCACACGTAATTCCATTCTTTTGCCCCAGTCGATGTACTATGAGGAAACCAGAGATTTCCAATTATCGGCTCTGGGTGTGGAGTTTTATGGGAGTGAACAACTTGAGACGGATCGCTTTGAATATTCTTTTTTAGCTTCCAAACCACGTAAAGATCAGGTTTCAGAGTTTGTTTTCTTTAGACGTAACCTTTCAGGAAAATTGGATGATGGATATCTTCTCATAGCTAACTTGCGACTTGTGGAGGCTCGAGATGCGTGGAGAGTTGGAGTTACGCTTGGTTCTTTTGGGCTGACGTACTTTCCGGGCAGCTCTCAAGAGTTAGGCTTGGAAAGAGGTGATATTGATGTGAAGTTTTTTGCGATCAGTGCTGAATATAACTGGGAGCGCTTTTCAGTAACATCAGAGTTTTTTAAGCATTATATTGACTATGAGGATCTCGGCGGCTTTTTTGCGGTAGAGCCTAAGCAAACATTTGAAGCTTTTTATGTTCAAGGGGTTTATAGGCCAACGCATAATGTTGATCTGCTGATGCGTTATGATTTGGCTTATAGAGATGCGCACGATCGAAGTGGTAAGAAGCATGAAAAGAAGTTTGGGGTGCCTGCCTCAAACTATTGGTCTAAGGATTTAACCTTAGGGGTGGGTTGGCAGGCCACTTCGTCTATACTGCTAAGAGCCGAGTGGCATCACATTAGAGGTACAGCGCGAGTGCCTGAACAAGAAAACTCCAATAAGCTCCGTAAACACAGTTCTTGGAATATGCTGTTAGTGCAGGCCGCGTATCGTTTTTAATCATTTAGAATGGAGCTAAGAGCGGCATGAGGCCTTTCTTTGTCAGTGTACGATGGAAAATATTGCTTCCTTTACTCGTGTCGCTGCTCATTACACATATTAGTATCTTTTGGTATGCAGACTACTCCTTAGTCTCTCAGTATGAATCAGCACGCCATGAACTCAATACACGTAATCTAAAAGCTTTAGATGGCTCATTGACGACGTCCTATTTAAAACAATTGGAGCTTGCTCAAACAATAGCGCTGGTCGTTGATCAAGAGCCTGGTAGCAGCCATCTATCGTTAGTTCAAAAGATGATGGATCGTCGCTTTCCCTATTTTGAATCCATGGGGATGCTTGAGAATGCGGCTTTATACTCCACTCAAGGAAAGATGCTGTTCCGTTGGGGGGATGTGGATTACAAATTAGATAACCTTGTCGGGTCGGCTCTTCAGTATGAGTATCCAGTGCGCCAGTTACAGTGTGTTAAGTTATGCCGTCGTCAGTTAGCTATTCCCTTGCTTAATGAAGGCCACGTGTCTGGTGTGCTAGTTGTTGGGCGAGCAATTCATGACATGGTGGTGGATTTTAAACAGCTGACGGGCGTAGATATTGGCGTCGCAAAGTTTAGTCAGGATAATTGGCAAGATGTATCGGCTTGGTCGATGGACTTTTCTCAATTAACTCAGCGTAATAGAAACCTACAGGTGCTCAATGCCTTAAGTGAGAAAGAACCGGACTTTCACTTTGATGAGCTTTATCAGTTAGAGGCTTTTGATCAGAAGTATGAGGTTTTTTTAACCTCTCCTGGGCGCTTTGATTCGGATGATTCTATCTGGGTGTTAATTGCCGATGCGACTGAGCGCTTTGATGCACTGGAAACCTATCGCCGTATTTTAGGTGTTTCCTTACTTATTAGTTTTCTTGGGCTTTCCATTGTTGCGTATGTTTTGTCGGTTAGGGTGCGTCAGCGTGCGTTAGCTATTCAGGAGGTAGGTTCAGGCGTTTATCAAGGTGAGCAAAATGAGATGTTTGCCGATGAGTTTAATTTGGCAACGGCCAGCTTAGCTGATTTGAAACTACAAGTGAGTCAATTATCCAGTGAAGAACGAGTGCTGGACGATCGTCTCGAAAAAGCGCTCCATGCGCTAAACCTCGAACGTGAACTTATCTCAGCGTTATTTGATACGTCAAAAAGTATCCTGCTTATTCAAAATATGGATGGCATGATCCTATCCGGTAATGCGTGCGCTGAATCTATTTTTGGCAGCCGTATTAACGATAAAGAACTAGCTTTTTCCTCTTTATTTTCAGATGACCCCCTAAGCCGACAAGCAGAGGACAGCTTGCAGCGTTTATATATGGGGCTGCAGCGGATGTCACGATTTGATACAAAATCGCATGACGAACATGGTTCTTTGCATTACTTGACATGGATTAATACCGCCATTGATACAAGCCATGATGTTTCAATAGTAGTGTCGTTAGCGATCGATGTTACGGATAAGAAAAAAGCGGAAGAGCGCTTAGCATGGCTGGCGTTTACGGATCCGGTCAGTGCACTAGAAAACCGAGATATGTTTTTAGATAAGTTACCTCAGGCAATGGATAAAGTGGTTCAAGATGGACGCATTTTGGCCATGCTGTGTCTGGATATTGATGATTTCGAAAAGCTGCAAAAACAATATAACCATGTCGACCAAGAAACGTTGTTGAATGGAGTAACATCACGTATCCATAGTTGTTTGCGCGATGATGACATGTTGGCGCGATTTAGTGATGATCTTTATATGATTGTATTACGAGGAATGAAGGATCATAAGAATGCTGATCTTGTCGCTCAAAAACTTATACAGGCATTCAAAGAACCGTTCCTTGTTAATGAGGAAACTATCTATCTGGCGATTAACATTGGGGTAAGCTATTTCCCTGACCATGCTGATGATGTTGCGGGTTTTGTGAACGCAGCAGAATCAGCCATGTTTCTATCCCGGCAATCATCAAAAAATCATTATTTAGTCTTTTCACCGGGTGTGGAAGAGCGGTTACAAACTCCCGAATTGGAAACGTTGACCAGTGTGCTTCAAAGGGGGTTGCTCGATGTCAGTTATCAGCCCGTTATTGATATGCGCAATGGGCGGGTGTTAGGAGCAACAGCTGGACTTTGCTGGAAGGAAGCAACGCCCTCTGGTGACGAGCGGCTTCGCACATTCTATGAGGACACGAGCAATCATTCGCGTATGAATGAGTTCCTGATTAATGAGTCTCTGTCACATTTTAGTGAGTGGCGTTTTGATCATCATCGAGCGTTGCAATTGTTTTTGCCCGTCAGAGTGCGTAGTAGTCAGGTGAATGAGTTGTTTGAGCAAATTCAAACAGCACTCGTCCAGTATAAAACATTAATGGGGCTCGTTGTCATTGAGTTTCAAAGCGATGATGTTTTAAGAGCTGAAGCGGGTTCTGAAGATTTAATGCAACGCTTGAAAGACTTAGGAGTGCAGGTAGCTATTAACACGAATGACAAAGTCAGACCTGCTTTATACCTCGCTCATACATTGCCCCATGATTATATTAAGCTCCCAATACATGCCATGCTTGATTCGGATGAAGAGAATAAAGCCTTGATAAAAAGCGTGGTGCGCATTAGCAAAGAGCTACAAATCGACTGTATTGCACATGGTATTCAAACCGCCGACCAGACCGCCAGGTTATTGAATGGCGGCTGCGCATTTGGCGTTGGCCGTTATTATGCTTCGCCGATGAGAGAGTCAGAGTTCATCGGCTTTATCGAGAATGTTGAAATGCTTGAGTGGCCTAAATCTTAATTAATGAGCCAACTCTAAAATAACAGCACGCTCTCGAGCATATTCGAAGTCTTTACCTTCGGATTCTGCTAGGTAGCGTTTCTCGTCCAGTAGCTGGAACTTATCAATTTCTTCATCAGGCATGTAGTGAAGACAGTCCCCTCCAAAGTACCACAGCAGATCGCGTGGGATGATAGGCACTAGCTCAGGATAGTTACGAATCCATCGCGTCAGCAAGGCTTGACCTTGCTCTAAGACGTCTTCAGATTGTTGCTCGATCGCTTCGATCAGAGCGGTGAACTGCTCAAGAAATGATCGCTCGTCCTCGCCTAACTCTTGGCTTGCAAAGGGCATGAATTGGATGACGTGGTTGTAAGTTTGCTTTAATAAATCGATATGGAATGAAACGTAGCTGTTACTCATCACGGATAACTCTGTTGTTCGCTCTAAAGTCTTAGTTTAACTGATAGAATACAAACCGCATAAAGATAACGATATTGAATATAGGTGAGCACTTTATGACTACCGCACTCTCAATCAGAGACTTGCGTAAAACTTATGGCAATCAATTTGAAGCGCTTAAGGGTATTACTCTGGATGTAAAGCAAGGAGACTTCTTTGCATTGCTTGGACCTAATGGGGCTGGAAAGTCTACAACGTTGAGCATTGTATCCTCATTAGTTAACAAAACGAGCGGTTCAGTATCTATTTTTGGCCATGATATAGAAACAGACTTGGCGGCTGCTAAACGAAGCTTAGGTGTAGTGCCCCAAGAGTTTAATTTTAATATGTTTGAAAAAGTAGGTGATATCGTTCAAACCCAAGCTGGGTATTACGGTATACCTCCTAAACTGGCAGCTCAGCGTGCTGAAAAATATCTGCGACAGCTAGGTTTGTGGGATAAACGTAATGATCGTGCCCGTATGCTTTCTGGTGGTATGAAGCGACGCCTGATGATTGCGCGTGCATTGGTGCATGAGCCTAAGTTACTTATTCTTGATGAGCCGACAGCCGGCGTTGATATTGAGTTAAGACGTTCTATGTGGGGCTTTTTACAAGAGCTCAATGCTTCTGGAACGACGATTATTTTAACGACACATTATCTGGAAGAAGCAGAGAGTTTGTGTCGTAACATAGCGATCATTGATCATGGCACTATTGTTCACAACACATCCATGAAGTCGCTATTACAACAGCTAAATAAAGAGACGTTTATCTTAGATTTGACCGCTGACCTAGAAAAGGCCCCACAAGTTGATGGTTATAAACTGAGTTTGTCGGATGCGCATACTTTGGTAGTCGAAGTCACCAAAGGTGCAGGTTTGACATCGTTATTTA of Neptunomonas phycophila contains these proteins:
- a CDS encoding ABC transporter ATP-binding protein codes for the protein MTTALSIRDLRKTYGNQFEALKGITLDVKQGDFFALLGPNGAGKSTTLSIVSSLVNKTSGSVSIFGHDIETDLAAAKRSLGVVPQEFNFNMFEKVGDIVQTQAGYYGIPPKLAAQRAEKYLRQLGLWDKRNDRARMLSGGMKRRLMIARALVHEPKLLILDEPTAGVDIELRRSMWGFLQELNASGTTIILTTHYLEEAESLCRNIAIIDHGTIVHNTSMKSLLQQLNKETFILDLTADLEKAPQVDGYKLSLSDAHTLVVEVTKGAGLTSLFTQLASEGIEVSSMRNQSNRLEELFVSMVEKNLGQEPA